One Caldalkalibacillus uzonensis DNA segment encodes these proteins:
- a CDS encoding flagellar hook-basal body protein: MFKGVYTAASGMISAERVQEMLSHNLANAQTPGYKQDRTAIRAFPEMLMQRIQAQQGTGLSGGSARGMGTVGAGRSLTPIGTLHTGVYAQEGVPQFSQGPIQETGRTLDVAIIDQSLPANPETGRQGQLFFAVQVGDDGEIRYTRNGQFAIDAEGYLVTPEGYYVLDEALNPIYTGNDLFVVTEDGHILLDPQVLATGPAGVNPEPRLWLGYTEQPHHLVREGHGLWRWAGAAGEADEPFAEPQLIDAVPFLNAAQNGGNVTFRVQQGFIEQSNVDVSQTMTQMLMQYRLYEANQRVLQTYDRSMELAANQIGKLY, encoded by the coding sequence ATGTTTAAAGGTGTCTATACCGCTGCATCAGGGATGATTAGTGCTGAACGGGTGCAAGAAATGCTCAGCCACAACCTGGCCAATGCCCAGACACCGGGTTATAAACAAGATCGGACTGCCATCAGGGCCTTTCCGGAGATGCTCATGCAGCGTATCCAGGCCCAGCAGGGTACAGGCTTAAGTGGCGGCTCAGCCAGAGGGATGGGCACAGTAGGGGCAGGGCGCAGCCTGACCCCCATTGGCACGTTACATACGGGCGTCTATGCCCAGGAAGGTGTGCCTCAATTTAGCCAGGGACCCATTCAGGAGACAGGACGGACCCTGGATGTGGCCATTATTGATCAAAGTTTGCCCGCCAATCCAGAGACGGGCCGGCAGGGACAGCTCTTTTTTGCTGTGCAAGTGGGAGATGACGGTGAGATCCGCTACACCAGAAACGGCCAATTTGCGATAGATGCAGAAGGCTATCTGGTCACGCCTGAAGGGTATTACGTGTTGGATGAGGCGCTTAATCCCATCTATACCGGCAATGACCTGTTTGTGGTCACAGAAGATGGGCATATCCTCCTGGATCCCCAAGTTTTGGCCACTGGTCCCGCAGGTGTTAATCCTGAACCCCGCCTGTGGCTGGGTTATACGGAACAGCCTCACCACCTGGTCAGAGAGGGGCACGGCTTGTGGCGCTGGGCAGGAGCTGCGGGAGAAGCGGACGAGCCTTTTGCTGAACCACAACTGATCGATGCAGTCCCCTTTCTGAATGCTGCGCAGAATGGGGGCAATGTGACCTTTCGTGTTCAACAGGGTTTTATTGAACAGTCCAATGTGGATGTCAGCCAAACCATGACCCAGATGCTGATGCAGTATCGCTTATATGAAGCCAATCAAAGAGTGCTGCAAACCTATGACCGCAGCATGGAGCTGGCTGCCAACCAGATCGGCAAATTGTACTAA
- a CDS encoding rod shape-determining protein, which yields MFSRDIGIDLGTANVLIHIKGKGIVLNEPSVVAVDKNTGKVLAVGEEARRMVGRTPGNIVATRPLKDGVIADFEITEAMLKHFLQKIGVRGFLSSPRILICCPTNITSVEQKAIREAAEKSGAKRVFLEEEPKVAAIGAGMDIFQPSGNMVVDIGGGTTDIAVLSMGDIVTASSIKMAGDKFDQAIQHFIKRKYKLLVGERTAEDVKHQIATVFPAARQEEMDIRGRDLVSGLPKTITITSNEVYEALKESVEYIVSAARGVLERTPPELSADIIDKGIIITGGGALLHGMDMLLTETLQVPALVADDPMTCVARGTGMMLENLDRILRKALV from the coding sequence ATGTTTAGTCGGGATATCGGAATCGATTTGGGAACGGCAAACGTGCTGATCCATATCAAGGGCAAAGGGATTGTGCTGAATGAACCGAGCGTTGTGGCCGTTGACAAAAACACAGGAAAAGTGCTGGCCGTTGGGGAAGAAGCCCGCCGGATGGTCGGACGGACACCAGGAAATATAGTAGCGACCCGTCCTTTAAAGGACGGTGTCATTGCCGATTTCGAAATAACGGAGGCCATGCTCAAACATTTCCTGCAAAAAATTGGCGTCAGAGGCTTTCTCAGCTCTCCGCGCATTTTAATCTGTTGTCCAACAAATATCACCTCTGTGGAACAAAAAGCGATTCGTGAAGCAGCAGAAAAAAGCGGAGCCAAGCGTGTCTTTTTAGAGGAAGAACCGAAAGTGGCAGCCATTGGCGCGGGCATGGACATCTTCCAACCCAGTGGAAATATGGTTGTTGATATTGGCGGTGGTACAACGGATATTGCCGTACTCTCCATGGGAGACATTGTCACCGCCTCTTCTATCAAAATGGCAGGGGACAAGTTCGATCAAGCCATTCAACATTTTATTAAACGGAAGTACAAGCTGTTGGTTGGGGAGCGGACGGCGGAAGATGTGAAACACCAGATTGCTACTGTATTTCCTGCTGCTCGTCAGGAAGAAATGGACATCCGCGGGCGGGACCTTGTCTCCGGGCTGCCCAAAACGATCACCATTACCTCCAATGAGGTCTACGAGGCATTGAAAGAGTCGGTGGAATACATTGTGTCCGCTGCCAGAGGCGTGTTGGAACGGACGCCCCCGGAATTGTCAGCGGATATCATTGACAAGGGCATCATTATTACCGGCGGGGGTGCGCTCTTGCACGGCATGGACATGCTGCTGACCGAAACGTTGCAAGTGCCTGCCTTGGTTGCGGACGATCCGATGACCTGCGTCGCCCGGGGAACAGGCATGATGCTGGAAAATTTGGATCGCATCCTCAGGAAAGCACTGGTATAA
- a CDS encoding flagellar hook-basal body protein: MNRIMLTSATSLRQLQLKVDTHAHNLSNLNTAGFKRREATFQDLLTQQIYNQPHPGQEAGRLTPYGVRIGHGVRISQTTLRPEQGGVLVTERPLDFMIEGPHAWFRLGHTAVGEAGVEAGEVVYTRDGHFQLAPHPELDGLVRVVAADGSPLLAADGGQITFPAHYDTIELREDGTLLAYPAQTPQESVEYNLAVAYIDRPDQLVAIGDNRFRWPGDAADIELINLVEQEPGGRTIRLRQGALETSNVDLAQEMTQVMATQRLMQLQARSISIADDMMGLANSIRA, from the coding sequence ATGAACCGGATCATGCTCACCTCAGCCACCTCTTTGCGCCAATTGCAGCTTAAAGTGGATACCCATGCCCACAATCTGTCCAATCTGAATACAGCGGGCTTTAAACGGAGAGAAGCCACCTTTCAGGATCTCTTAACCCAACAGATCTATAACCAGCCCCATCCCGGGCAGGAAGCGGGCCGCCTCACGCCCTACGGGGTGCGTATCGGACACGGAGTCCGCATCAGCCAAACCACCTTGCGCCCCGAGCAAGGCGGAGTCCTGGTCACGGAGCGTCCGCTGGACTTCATGATTGAAGGTCCTCACGCCTGGTTCCGCCTGGGGCACACGGCGGTCGGTGAAGCCGGTGTCGAGGCAGGGGAAGTGGTCTATACCCGGGACGGCCACTTTCAGTTGGCTCCCCATCCGGAGCTGGACGGTTTGGTCAGGGTGGTGGCTGCTGACGGCTCACCCCTCTTGGCGGCCGACGGCGGGCAGATTACATTTCCAGCCCATTATGATACAATAGAGCTCAGGGAAGATGGAACACTGTTGGCCTATCCCGCTCAAACACCACAGGAGAGCGTGGAGTACAACCTGGCTGTGGCTTATATCGACCGGCCTGACCAGCTGGTGGCCATTGGCGACAACCGCTTTCGCTGGCCTGGTGATGCGGCCGATATTGAACTGATTAACCTGGTTGAGCAAGAGCCTGGCGGGCGGACCATCCGTTTGCGCCAGGGGGCCTTGGAAACGTCCAATGTGGACCTGGCTCAAGAAATGACCCAGGTGATGGCCACCCAGCGCCTGATGCAACTGCAGGCCCGTTCCATCTCTATTGCCGATGACATGATGGGCTTGGCCAATTCAATTCGTGCATAA
- the spoIIID gene encoding sporulation transcriptional regulator SpoIIID: MHDYIKERTLKIGLHIVETRATVRKIAKEFGVSKSTVHKDLTERLPEINPELANEVKKILEYHKSVRHLRGGEATKIKYKQEKKRETKGKVTAKQAVVKSKAKAGS; the protein is encoded by the coding sequence GTGCACGATTACATCAAAGAGCGAACCTTGAAAATCGGGCTGCACATTGTTGAGACCAGAGCCACGGTTCGCAAAATTGCCAAAGAATTTGGTGTATCCAAAAGCACAGTGCACAAAGATCTAACCGAGCGACTGCCCGAAATCAATCCGGAACTGGCCAACGAAGTGAAAAAGATCCTGGAATATCACAAGTCGGTGCGCCATTTGCGTGGAGGGGAAGCGACCAAGATCAAGTATAAGCAGGAGAAAAAACGAGAGACTAAAGGCAAAGTCACTGCCAAACAAGCTGTGGTCAAATCGAAAGCAAAAGCAGGTTCGTAA
- a CDS encoding M23 family metallopeptidase gives MPQQRIKRLKMARMVAEVMKMKEDQNQNQLSSQREEETPIPSSPWKKLMKKKWFFPAVYLAAAALILALITWYQNNNLDYAIDPDDLYDSVGYENEGETGEGVSDEDANLDPDALPVTGGPEEMIWPVAVGDDIQVVLGFFDDEASEEEQLNAMVQYERSFHPNQGIDFAHKDGETFDVVAALSGTVLQADKDPLVGYFVELEHEDGLVTVYQGLEDVQVSEGDQVKQGDLLGRAGRSIFKQDLGVHVHFQVKENGVPVNPYAFLSELTDTEETEEEARSEETDAEDDAAEQTAEQEDDE, from the coding sequence TGAGGTGATGAAAATGAAAGAAGACCAAAATCAAAACCAATTGTCTTCTCAACGTGAAGAAGAGACACCTATTCCTTCTTCACCCTGGAAAAAACTGATGAAAAAGAAATGGTTTTTTCCGGCCGTCTACTTAGCGGCAGCAGCCCTCATCCTTGCGCTTATCACCTGGTATCAGAACAACAACTTGGACTACGCCATCGATCCTGACGACCTGTATGACTCCGTCGGCTATGAAAACGAAGGAGAAACAGGAGAAGGTGTGAGTGATGAGGATGCTAACCTGGATCCTGACGCACTGCCTGTGACTGGCGGGCCGGAAGAGATGATCTGGCCTGTGGCTGTTGGTGACGATATCCAAGTGGTCCTCGGCTTCTTTGACGATGAAGCCAGTGAAGAGGAACAGTTGAACGCCATGGTCCAGTACGAGCGTTCCTTCCACCCCAACCAGGGTATTGACTTTGCCCACAAGGACGGGGAAACCTTTGATGTGGTGGCCGCTTTGTCCGGTACAGTGCTCCAAGCCGATAAAGACCCTCTGGTCGGCTACTTTGTAGAATTGGAGCATGAGGACGGATTGGTAACCGTCTATCAAGGCTTGGAGGATGTGCAGGTAAGCGAAGGTGACCAGGTGAAGCAAGGTGATTTGCTTGGACGTGCTGGACGCAGTATTTTTAAGCAAGATTTGGGTGTACACGTCCACTTCCAGGTCAAAGAAAATGGTGTTCCGGTCAACCCCTATGCTTTTCTGTCTGAGCTGACCGACACCGAGGAAACGGAAGAAGAAGCCCGGTCTGAAGAAACAGATGCGGAAGATGACGCAGCTGAACAAACAGCTGAACAAGAAGATGATGAATAA